Part of the Halostella litorea genome is shown below.
CGTCCTCTGAGCTGCGTACGCGCGTTCGTGTGTTCTCGGTCATTGTACGAGAGGGCGGAAGCTGCCCGGGTGATCGCTCGGAAAAATCCCGGAGATGGTTCCTTACCTTCGTTATCCGTCAGCGCAGCATTTATATTCTTCGGTCCGGGAATCCGATCCCGGCGAAAACGGCCGACGCTGGCCGGTCTCGCACCCGCGGGGAGAAAGATTCAATACGGATACCTGATCGGGCGAGCGCCAGCTTTCTTGCCCCCGGGTTCGAACCGGCGGCCATGCGAGTCGGAGTCGGCAGCGGCAACCCGGTGAAGGCGACGGCCACCGAGCGCGCGCTCGCGGGGCGGGACGCGACGGTCGAAGCGGTCCCGGTCGAGTCGGGCGTGAGCGAACAGCCGCGGGGACGCGCCGAGACCGTCGAGGGCGCGGAGAACCGCGCGCGGCGAGCGCTCGCCGCCGGGGAGTTCGACCTCGGGGTGGGCATCGAGGGCGGCGTGGCGACGCTTTCGGGCGTCGGCGGCCGCTTCCTGATCATGTGGGCCGCGGTCACCGACGGCGATCGGACGGGTCGCGGCGGCGGGCCGAGCCTCCGCCTACCCGATGACATCGCGGCGCGCGTCGACGCCGGCGAGGAACTCGGCCCGGTGATGGACGACGTGTTGGACAGGGAGGGCGTGGCGCGCGAGGGCGGCGCGGCGGGGGCGCTCACCGACGGGGCGGTCGACCGCGAAGCGGCGCTTTCGAGCGCGGTCGCCGGGGCGCTGGGCCCGTTCGTCGCCGACCTGTACTAGTCCGTATCGACCGCGGCCGTCTCGCGCGCGTCGGCGCTCTCCTCGACGGCCGTGGTCAGCGAGACGTTTAGCAGGAGCATCGAGACGACGCCCCCGACGACCGTGACGACGTTTTTCACGGCGTGGTCGACGATGGCGGCGGCGAGCGCGACGCTCCAGCCGACCGGCGTGAGGCCGACGACCAGCGCCGTGAACGCGCCCTCGTAGAGGCCGACGCCGCCCGGCGACAGCGGCAGCACCTTCGCGAGGTTGCCGACGCTGACCGCGAAGAAGCCCACCGCGAGCAGCGTCGGGAG
Proteins encoded:
- a CDS encoding DUF84 family protein — translated: MRVGVGSGNPVKATATERALAGRDATVEAVPVESGVSEQPRGRAETVEGAENRARRALAAGEFDLGVGIEGGVATLSGVGGRFLIMWAAVTDGDRTGRGGGPSLRLPDDIAARVDAGEELGPVMDDVLDREGVAREGGAAGALTDGAVDREAALSSAVAGALGPFVADLY